The genomic stretch ccgAGTACTCCCTCACCTGACtcagtactccagctgtccccaaggcaaggaaatggctgcaggctgctacttccctcaagggtgggggaagagttttcagacccagggctggaaatgcagtctctgtccacgttttctttgtctctttgtccctcactgaccttgaaatgtcctcccctatatCCTGGGTTCAAACAGTGGGTATATGTCTCACTGCtatgtgagattttaaaatcagtgTCCCTAGTGGGAaggttcccatctgctgattctgttcCTTTCCCTCCCTGAGCCCAAGTGAGGCAGGGAGGGGGTGAGGACCAGATGGTCTGtaatggaagattcctacctgatatttcttctctttcttcatttcagcaTCTTCAGGGTCCTTCTTCAGTCtgtatcatcctccagagtttcaaacattAGCAATTGCCCTTTTTTtagttgaatctctggagaggagttttcagtagctgtttacgtcaccatgttgatgacatcactcgtTGAGatattttgacttaatttttgtattagtacatggtaggggtccaactttgttcttttgcagGTGGATATCTAGTTgttccagcaacatttgttgaagagactgctctttcCCCCATTTAATAGACTCagtacctttgttgaaaatcaactgatcgtagatgtgagggtttatttctgtactctcaattCTATTAATTTATCTAAATGTGtgtctttatgccaatatcagtctttcttgattattgtagctttgtagtaagctttGAAATTGGTAAGTGTCAAGTGTGAGTTTTCCAACATCGTTATTTTTTTCCAtgactgttttggctattttgtgTCCATTGAATTTAcatatgaattttatatttagcttgtcaatttctgtaaAGAAGTCAGCTGAGATTTTGACAGGGATTGATtcgaatctgtagatcagtttggggagtatTGTCACCTCAACAATATTAaatgttccaatccatgaatgctggatgtctttccatttatttaggtattcttcaatttctttcaataGCGTTTTGTAGTTTCAGTCCCGTGtgcttccttggttaaatttaccttttttttttttttttttaagaaaaacaaataacctaaaagaactacattgcttccaacatgttcctaccctaccccaagaaaagaaacaaagtacaaccaaacaaaggaataagaaaaacaaataacctaaaataatacattgcttccaacatgttcctactggttaaatttattcttaaccattttattccttttaatgctgttgtaaatggaattgttttcttaatttcatttttggattgttctttACTAATGAATAGAAATACATTTGATTTTGTATTTTGGTCTTGTGTTCTGCAACATTGCTGTACTTGTAGTCTTAATAGTTTTTCTGTggattccttagggttttctatatatgaGATCATGTCAGCTGCGACTAGAGAAAgctctacttctttcttttccaatctggatgccttttatttcattttctttcctaattaaCCTGGCTAAaacctccagtacaatattgaattgACGTGGTGAGgttggacatccttgtcttgttctgaaAGAAAGGGATTTTGATTCTCATATCTGATGAGCTTAAAACTCTGGTGAGTTTTAAATTCCTCTCACCTGCTTCATGATCTTAATTGAGAATATAATAAGTGAACTTTTTGAGGGTATTTTCTGTGGATGGTTTTTCTGTATTGCTGTGAAATGAATAGGGTTTAGTTCCAAAGTAAATGCTTATTAATGATGAGTTACTTTGGTTTTTCCTGCTTAAATTTGAACTGTAACTGTTACTTATTATCAGCTAAAGTCCTACATTCTAGATCCATATCCTAAAGATaatgtaaaatacatttttggtCATACAGTGTTTATTTTGATATGTTTAAGGATAAAAACCAAAATGTGATTGTAAATACACTGATAGAAATGaaagataaacaatatgtggtgaACCCTGTTTGGTCCCTTTATTCTTATAAAGGGTCATTTTGTGAGAGAGCAAAGGTTAGTTTCTCCCTAATGATAAACATACATTGTAATTTTTCTTAaccagtgtggtggtttgaatctgtatgtacctcagaaaaatatgttcttagatttaatccattcttttggcTGTGAACTCACTGtacataggaccttttgatgaagccattcagttaaggtgtgacctacgtcattcaggatgggtcttaatcctattttggagtcctttataaaagactttataagagaaagcaattcagacagagagagaaagtcatggaagccGTAAGTTGAAATCAACGAAACCTGGATGAGAAGGGCAGATGTTGCCATGGGGCACAGATGCTAAGAATTGCTGGCAGTCAgttttcaggaaaaaagcattgccttgatgatgccttgatttggacattttcccagtctcaaaactaagctaataaattccagttgtttaagccgtcccatttcatgttatttgctttgagtagcacaggaaactaaaacagatattgATACCAAGAGAGTGGGgcgttgctattgcaaatactaAAAATATGGATAAGGCTTTGGAAttggtaatgggtagaggctggaagaattgtgagctgtttgatagaaaaggccttgattgctttgaagagactgtagaaatatggatgctaaaaatacttctgatgaggcattagaagaaaataatatgttattgcaaactggaagaaaggcgatttttgttttaaagaggcATAGAACTTGTTAAAATTGAGTTCTTATGTTGGAcggaaggcaaaatttgaaaacattgagCTTGGATGTTTAACTGAGATTTCTAAGCtgagtgcagcctggtttctccttgcagcttatggtaaaaggtgagaagaaagggataagctgagaactgaactcctcaaggcacaaagaaaccaaaaattgatggttTCAGAAATTCTGTGCTTTAAAAagcagagaatagtgctccatatGTTAAACGAACATGGAATCAGTCAGTTATTTCTGTGAAAGTCAGgaatggaaatgcagttatccagaatggatttgtagaaagttcttttgtctggtACTTTGGACCcttgtgtactacatgcaaaaccaacaattttttgtgtgtgtgagagatcCATATGAATGTAACTGCTGCCAGCCTGgattaaaagggacagaaaagagacagactgaaggaaaatcactttaagggcagaaccatggaagctgaagtaTGGACCAAAGATATATTCTTCGGCCAATGAAGAGGGCCCACGCATGtgtatggaaagggtgagtctgccccagtgcttggagagggcAGGCCATCTACCCTGTTGTTCAAGAAGAGTGCTTCCATTCCAGTCTTCTCAGAGGTTTGGAGTCTGTGTCCTGGGATTgcagagagtctggctgccaccctaGTTTTCTCAGAGGGTAGAGCCTATTCTCCAAGGATTGCatagagtctggccaccaccccagtgtTCCGAGAAGGTTGAGCCTGTGTGCCCCAGGGATTGTGGAGAGTCTAGCCATCACCCAAATGCTTGGAAAGGTTGGAGCCTTTCACCCCAGTATTCGGGGAGAGCATAGCTGCCATGTAAGCACTTTAAAGGGTGGTGTTGCTGCTCCATTAGgcccaaaagacaaaatattacCCCATAgctgactctcagaccttgataTATAATGCAGTATGCCCTgtagggttttggaattgtttgggacctctGATCTGTTTTCTTTCCCGTTTTTCAAATCTCTGGGTGTGGGAATGTTTATCTATGGCTGGTCCTtatttgtatgttggaagcagataacttgttctttaggtttcacaggtctacatacagaggggaattgtgctccaggacagaccacacctataactgattttgatgagactttgtactaagcattgtttctaAAATGACTTAAAGCTTTTGGGACGTGATGGAATGAATGACTGTACTTGTAGAAaggacatgtctttttggggtccagagggtaaAATATGGTGGTTTGAAGGTGTAGGTAcccccaaaaacatgttcttaaatttaatccactcctgtgggtgtgaacttattGTATGTACATAGCACCTTTTAATGAGGccactttagttaaggtgtgacccacctccttcaggatgggttttaatccttttattggagtcctttataagagaatgaaattcagtcagaGAGAAAGctacggaagcaagaagctgaaatcagtgaaaaccagaagaaaaagaagaaaccagcagatgctgctttgtgccttgccacgtggcaAAGGAGCGAAGGATTGCCAGCAGTCgatctttaggaagaaagcattggcttgatggtgccttgatttggatattttcccagtcttaaaactgtaagctaataaattaccGTTGTTCCAGCCAACCCATTACATAGTATTTGCCTGAGCAGCCTAGTAAACTAAATCAACCAGTTAAGATCtttttgtgaatatatctatcttttaaaacgtgtattttttttcagttattccaACCATGTGATATGCTCTGTAATTTCAGATGATCAAATAGCCTTTGAATTTAAACTGGTCCTTCAATTTCAAGGGATTTTCCCTGATTTTAgtatttctgaatttcatttaagttcagatcaataaacaaaaattaactgtctGTACTATGCTGGCACTATATTAGGCCCAGGGATATGTTGCTTATTAAGTCCGTGCTCTGAAAATGTTCACTTTCTAGTACCAATAAacaatcagtaaaaaaaaaaaaaaaaaatcagtaaaatattcTATGATTTTATAAACTTCCTTCATCATATGTTTTATATCTAGATTGATAAGCTTTTCATTTTTCACCTGGCTACTTGCtcttttatttcctaattatttCTCAAGACCTTTAttaactttcttattttctggttATAGATGTTTTCCCTGGAGTATGACATTATTGGTCATTTTTGCTACAGCAGctttttttgaaatttcttcagGTAACAGTGTATACCAGGagttagcaaactttttctgtaaagggccagataataaatattttaggtcaTACGGGCTACTTACAACAACTTCTTTTggcatattctttttcttttctttttttagcaaccttttaaaataaaaaaataattcttagtTTGCAAACTTTACAAAAACAAGCCATAGTTTCCATCTCCTGTTCTGTACCACCGTTTCTGAAAATAAGTTCTGCAGATCACTATTCCCACTGGATGTTCCTTAAAAAAGGATTCCATGGTCAAATAAAGTTGACAAGTATTGTAGGCTTTATCATACTCTTGGACATTTATAAGTCACAGTAGCATATTATAGCCTTTAAAAAGTCCTTTGGTATATAAGCTTCTTTCTCTTTGAGCTTtgttgcttttgtgtgtgtgtgtgtgtgtgtgtgtgtgtgtgtgtgtgtgtattgcctATTAATATTCCATGGACCTAAAGTTTCTCAAAATGATGGTCTGTACAGGATTTCTAGATCAACTCTTGATCATCattaataatcataatcataggcatgtttttcagttatttttctagCCACTGTGTCTGTTCCTACTTGCACATTCACTTAAAAATGTTCTATTTACTTATCTGACTGGATTGTGAGTTTGTAatttagacttaaaaaaaaaaaaaaaaaggccagagaATCTGATTTCTCAGTGATTGTCTCTACTATCATTTTAAGACTCtgctaatatatttatttattttctttcttaatcagGAAAAGTGGGTTGAAGTTGCCTCGATGAAAGTACCCAGAGCAGGCATGTGTGTTGTGGCAGTCAATGGGCTTCTGTATGTTTCTGGAGGTCGCTCTTCCAGCCATGATTTCTTGGCTCCAGGTACCTTGGACTCAGTTGAAGTTTATAATCCTCATTCAGATACATGGACAGAAATTGGTAATATGATCACCAGTCGTTGCGAAGGAGGTGTTGCTGTGTTATGAAATATAaagcataaaagaacaaaagaaatattttgaaaatacagaatcTGACATTTGAAATCAAACATGTATTTGGTGATAATACCTTCTAGTTCTatcatattttcaatttatttgttgGAGAGATGACTAAAGGGTGATTTTTGTAAGAATTTGAATGAGAAGGGATATTGAATATATCCTCAAGTAATTAAGAGCTCACACACATTTGCCAAGCTTACCAACAAAAGATATGTTGTTTATGCTCTAGAATTGTGCACTTAATGGTAGAGTCCTATTTGTAAGTGATTTGTTAAGAGATTTCTTGGCAAATAACCCTTTAAGCTTCTCTAGTGCAATTCAAACTGTAACATGACCTTTATGTGATATAGGAATAATATCTGTAATACAGTTTAAAGATCTCTGTGGAGCCATGATTCAATCCAGAGCACAACTTTCCAACCTAGACAAAAAAGCCAATTAAACAACTTCCTACTTTTATGATTGCTGGAGGTCTCACTAGCTCCAAAGTTTTTATTGGCAGAAAATATGCTGGGAGGGGCATGTGGGAAATATCTAGCTATCTATATAGATATTTTAAGTAAGTTTTTGCCTGTTCATAACAGCATAAGAAAAGCTTTTGCTCGCTCATGGTTTTTGTCTTAATGCTGAGAAATGCAAGTGAGAAATAGGAGGCTTTTAGTGACAGTCCTTGATTACAACAGGATGATCTAATGGGTGATAGGGCCCTGCAGAGGTATTATGCACCTagtaagtttcttccttttttcctagaTAGTCAACAAAAATATCTAATTTTGGTTTTGGAAAGAAGGATTTTATTAGGTTATCAAGCTTTGTGAAGGTTATTTCCACTTCTTGGGTAAGCCTAAGTATGAGCTATCTAAAAAGCTACTGCCTACACTGTCTTGGGGAAGGCTGATTTGTAGATACCTATGCAACTATTTTATAGACACCGACTCTTAACTGTAAACTCAAGGCTTCTGAACCAAAACTGCTGAGTAAACTTCTCATTTTCCCCCTGAGAACCCTTCTAAAGAATTGCTCTGTTCAGTTCTGAGAGGAAGATTCATCATGCAAATGGTTATCACTTTTAAGTTATTGCCACTAGCCAGTTGGAGCCATATATATTACAGGTCTTTTATATTTAACTAGCTGACTGAGGAATTTTGTTTGCCTATCCCTGATTTCCCCATTTCTTTACTAAGGCCTTTTGGTACAGTTACAAGGCATCCATAGGTTATTTAGATAGAAAACCTTTGGTAAGCATTAAAGAGTTTTAAGTAGCACTCATATCCAAAATATTTGGATTGGCCAATAAGGATACTCTATTTCATAATTTAAGCACATGTGTGTATTAGGAAAACTTTACATAGTGTATACAGAAAGCTGTGTCCCCTTCTCTGGATTATCCTGAAAGCCTGCAAGGTCATAAATGCCTGGTTGAGATCTGTAAAATGTCAAAGAATGAAGTATCAAGATAATTTGTAGACTATTTAAACTCTAACTCATGTGCCTTTAATATTTCTAGTCACAGAGAATCTGTACTCTGATTCAAAACAGATTTATAAAACGCTCCTACAGTTTAATTCTCATTATTGCTTAGTACCAACCTAGAGTGGCACTGTGAAAGGAGGTGTTTTGTACTGCTGTGGTAGAAATATGATGATAGAAGAATCAGTGTTTGGTTTTAACAAGCCCAGAAAATCCCTGAAAATAGGTAATTTGTAAATATGCTTATTATTTCCTATgtaacattgttttaaaaaagaatgcacTAATAAAGcatctagatttttttttgttgttgttttacttatTAGTTTATTAGCAGTGTTCCTGGATTACCAAACTGTAGTAGAATTGCCCAggtttttttagtttgttttgttcTAATTTTAGGGATTTGCaaaattgtttttacatttaatttcattttctgtgttAAGTATTATTAGTGATCTTCCTCcaaaatatttgataatttaaCATACTTATACATATCctgtccatttaaaaattaaaatctaatgTACTTAAAAACAACTTTCTTAAAGAAGCATGCACTGTCATTCAGCTGCAAAATAGTATGTTTAGTGGAATTGGGAAATTAGTCTAAAAATAGGACTTGCCCCTATTCCGGAAGACAATGCATTTAATTGGGGTCAGGGAAGAGTTTGTGAAATTTGTATGGTACTCATACAATTTAGGAGAAGCAAAGAAAAGTTTACTTATCAAAACACATGAAGtataattttagaaatatctTCTGAAGACTAtgagcttcctttcctttcctctctataTTAAAAAAGGATACTGTATTAGTTTCAGCCATGGGCTTTACCTGGTAAGAGTCTCATTGATCAGAACTAGAATTAGTTCTATGGCATGTAAGAAAATTACCACTCTAGTCCCTGATAAATTACTTCACATCAAGAATCACAGTAGAAATCAGATGCATATAGTTTACACATGAAATTTGACTTAGCTAATATTTGAATACAGGTGATACCCTTTCTTCTGATTTATATTCTTAcactatttaaaatgttttccctttttttgtgaGGCTAGGTATTTCAATTTCAAGTTAGAATCCaaagtgtcttttaaaaattgtttttaaaaagcttctcTGTGTAGGATAGCCCTGCTCGTTAGATCAAGATGGCTCCATCCTGACTTTTCCTCCGTAATTTAAATGTGCTAGTGACTTTattcttgtaaatatttttaaccagCTTGTGTTACATGTTTGATGATAAGGAGATAAATTGCATCTATATCATGCCAAATATCCtgatgaaaactgaaaaatgtgtCCAGCTTTTCTTTGAACATGGCTCGATTGACACTGCTCCCTACTGGTTTTAGGACCACAGATTCTTTTAgttcattgtgccagtttggatatatgtccccccaaaagctgtgttttaatccagtcttgtgggatatttggattaggttgtttccatggagatatgactcacccaactgtaggtaaaacattttgattaggtatttccatggaggggtggccttgcccattcagagtgagtcttgattagttcattggagtattttaaaagagaagctaagagctgacacagacccagacacttgctgatgtttttgagatgctagccccgagtttgctctggagaagctaagagaggacaaaacaccccaagagcggctgagagagacattttggagaaaaccattttgaaacacaacttgggagcaaaggaacagcagataccagccacgtgccttcccagttgacaaaggtgttccggaagccattgggcattcttcagtaaaggtatcctcttgttgatgccttaagtttggacatttttatggccttaggactgtaaatttataaccaactAAACCCAcattataaaagctgatccatttctggtatcttgcataagagcagcattaaCAAACACTCATATAACTAGGTTTAACACTCATATAACTAGGTTATACCAGGTAAAATGAGCTTGCAAATGCAACTCCCAGGGGCAATTgctgggaaaacaccataaaaaTCACCTCTTATTTTTAGACACCCATGGATATAAgatgttttcttctgaaagtgGGCAAGtcagttttttaaaagatcacaagGATTTAGCAAAAgggattttcatctttttttattttacattttcaagataattaaaatattgaaatgtctaAGTAAATGGctatataattcataaaaagACTGAATGAGAACTGTAACCCAATACATCACGAATAGGACTTGTCATGGATTTTCAAGCTCTTACTCAATCACTATGAAGTAatgatttctaaaaatgaaaaataatctgtgaagaataaattatcATTGATTGGGGAAAGAGCCAAACAAGAGAAAGGTGATGGCAAAATTGGAAGCTTACAAGGCTTATAACACACATATTAATATCTACAGAGtggttttatatttattctaCTTGTCCAGGTCTCTTGGGTCCTTTCTCTGGATATGTATTTTTAACTAGTAAAgtgattataaaagaaaaaaaggctacCAAAGTGACTACTATCCTCAAGGCTTTGAACCAGTTGGGATAATGTGGCAAGAGAAAAAGTTCAGTGTGTAATGCTATCCCTAAACCTATTATTACCGTGACTATAGCTTCACTGAGTCTTTCACaaataagaaaagcaaaccatgaaaacaaaacaggagCTGTACTGTTAGCTAAATTAAGGAAGTCTGGTTTGGCTGGACTACTTtctggcagagcaaaaccccatCTGACTCCTCCCAAGAAAGACAGGAAACTGGCTCCATAAGCCATCTGAGTAAAAGCTAATACAGGGATGTAAGTCTTTGTCATCACCATGATCAGAGGTGGAGCA from Choloepus didactylus isolate mChoDid1 chromosome 2, mChoDid1.pri, whole genome shotgun sequence encodes the following:
- the TMEM69 gene encoding transmembrane protein 69, with the translated sequence MLHFIQKFSRASSQMLKYSFPMGLGASRRTDILSLKTSLQQNISPLFPKLWLFSSYPLYMSKRQCYHTSPCCFKKKQKQAVLPSRPPSTITYLPDSPKPALYITLAGLIPFFAPPLIMVMTKTYIPVLAFTQMAYGASFLSFLGGVRWGFALPESSPAKPDFLNLANSTAPVLFSWFAFLICERLSEAIVTVIIGLGIALHTELFLLPHYPNWFKALRIVVTLVAFFSFIITLLVKNTYPEKGPKRPGQVE